The genomic interval ggccctggggaggctgcagctccagggctgtgctcagtgctgggcccctcactcactgccacagggacactgaggggctgcagctccagggctgtgctcagtgctgggcccctcactcactgccacagggacactgaggggctgcagctccagggctgtgctcagtgctgggcccctcactcactgccacagggacactgaggggctgcagctccagggctgtgctcagtgctgggcccctcactcactgccacagggacactgaggggctgcagctccagggctgtgtcagtgctgggcccctcactcactgccacagggacactgaggggctgcagctccagggctgtgctcgatgctgggcccctcactcactgccacagggacactgaggggctgcagctccagggctgtgtcagtgctgggcccctcactcactgccacagggacactgaggggctgcagctccagggctgtgctcagtgctgggcccctcactcactgccacagggacactgaggggctgcagctccagggctgtgctcagtgctgggcccctcactcactgccacagggacactgaggggctgcagctccagggctgtgctcagtgctgggcccctcactcactgccacagggacactgaggggctgcagctccagggctgtgtcagtgctgggcccctcactcactgccacagggacactgaggggctgcagctccagggctgtgctcgatgctgggcccctcactcactgccacagggacactgaggggctgcagctccagggctgtgtcagtgctgggcccctcactcactgccacagggacactgaggggctgcagctccagggctgtgctcagtgctgggcccctcactcactgccacagggacactgaggggctgcagctccagggctgtgctcagtgctgggcccctcactcactgccacagggacactgaggggctgcagctccacgGCTGTGCTCgatgctgggcccctcactcactgccacagggacactgaggggctgcagctccagggctgtgtcagtgctgggcccctcactcactgccacagggacactgaggggctgcagctccagggctgtgctcgatgctgggcccctcactcactgccacagggacactgaggggctgcagctccagggctgtgctcgatgctgggcccctcactcactgccacagggacactgaggggctgcagctccagggctgtgtcagtgctgggcccctcactcactgccacagggacactgaggggctgcagctccagggctgtgctcgatgctgggcccctcactcactgccacagggacactgaggggctgcagctccagggctgtgtcagtgctgggcccctcactcactgccacagggacactgaggggctgcagcgtggccagagccgggcacagagctggggaaggggctggagcacaaggggctggggaggggctgagggaatgggggtgttgagcctggagaagaggaggctgagggcagacagcagcactctctgcaccTGCCTGACAGGAAGGTAGAGTGAGGAGGTGATCAGTCTCTTctgattggagatgaggaaggacttgttcaccaagagggttgtcagacactgtcccaggctgcccagggaggtggagatggagttcccatccctggagatatttaaaagatgcacagattaggtgctgagggccatgggttaggggtgggcttggcagtgtcaggtgagtggttggactcaatgatgataaaggtcttttgcaaccaaAGTGAACCTATGAGTCTATGAACACACACAATGACCATATTTCACCTGGTCCATTAGCTGACACTAAGCTCCCCACAAGAATTTATAAAGATACAGCAACATGAAACCATTATCAAGATTTCATCCTCTTACCTTTGTCTGTTGTCTCCCACCCACGTTCCCTGGTGATCTTCAAAAGCTCATGAAATGCACACTCCAAATATAGAAAGGAATATTTATGGGGTACCAGGCCAGGAAACCCAGACACTGAGAGCAAACACTTGCACAGTTCCCAGGATTTCAGCCAAGAATGAGGCAAAAGGAAGCTGCATAACAAGACTGTTAATGGTTACTTTGGTTTTAAGTCAAAGAATAAATTCAAAATCATGGAGCAAATCAGAGATCTcaacagtggagaaaaaaaggggtttgttttgtttagaacCAGCAGCTGAACCATGGTACAGTCAGTTCAGACCAACACGTGAGAGCTGTCAGTGTGGCTTTGTGAGATGCTGTAGTGATCGGTTTTGTACAGGTTCTTAGCCAGGAATATTCACTGACAAGCTTTTGTTTTGGACTAAATCTTTTTATAAAGCAAAAATCAGTGAAGCCAGTGCCACTCCCTGGCACTGAGCCTTATTTCCCTGCTGTGGTAatgaaaaacacacacaggaCTTTGCTCCAGGGAAAAGCAATCTGTGAGAGTGAGAAAAGACAATTACTGTGACTggcagaggctggatggatgtTCAAGATCATGCTGAAAGGGACCAGGAGATGAATGTCACCCCTCTGACTGATCCAGATGAGTGAGCTGCTATAAGCAGCCCTGTGGTGATTACAGGCTGTCAGCAGAAACAGTTGTTTTTGCTCAGCTGAGTACTGGCCTGATGGTCACTGCCCAAGGGACTTTCTCTACACAGAAACATGAAAGTGAGAGCAAAAATCTGCTTTCCCACTCCAGGATCTGGCACTTTACCAAGTGGTAAGGCTGAAAGGTGAGGCACCTCAGAGATGCTATTTGGGACACCTGACAATTTGCTGCCACTGAAGCACTGGCTTGGCTGCACTAGGGAATGGCTTGTGCTGTATCTTGTAACGAATACTTCCATGTACCTTCTAAGACTTTACCCTACATGTACTTACCCAAGCAAATTTTTATCCTACAAAGTCTGTGGTTTAGAGGCAAATGTGCTTTTAGCCACCTCAGGGCCTTAAAATCTCTATCTATGCTTTTAACTATCAGAAGGATGAAAATCAGGGACTAGTTGTCAAGTCTAAGGTCTTCCAACCCCTTTGAGATGGAGCTTTTTGACACTGAGTGAGCTCACAAGTAGtcgctccctcctccctcccaagCTTCCTGTTAATGGGTTCCCAGTGGTCAGATTTGTAGAACTACAGCTTCTGACATCTTCTTACTCCTACAGGTTTTGCTCCAAAGACTCAAttatgaaaatggaaaaggtACCTGTCAGTCTTGCAGCTGGCTGGCAGCCTTCTTTGTTTGTCAAAGGATGGAGAAGACCTCTCCATGCAGAGTAAGGATTTCAAACCCAAGCTTGTCAGAGGGCAGGGAACACACCACAGAGCTTGTCTGTCACAAAGAAACTGAGATCAGGGGCTGCCTATGAATACCTAGTGACCCTCTCCTGGCCCTCTCAGAAATTACTTGCCAAGTCTTGCTctgtttctgaatgaaaaacCCATCCTTACCATCCCACTGCAAATTCAGTATCCTGGCTAAGGAGGAAAGGGGGATGGTGTAAGAGCTGCTCCTTCAAGCAAGGGGGAATCCTTTCTGCTATGGAAATCAATGAAGGACTTCCCTTCCCAAgcacagcaaacagaaaacattaaagctcgtgaaaatatttctcatcAGGCTGTGTTTGGTGGCATTCACATTGCCATCACTAAGATCAAAGCCAAAATCACCCTGACTGGATCCACAACGCAGGCAATGACAGCAGCTAAACCTCTCAGAAACCTGAGAGGTATATGAGATTCGAATAATGTGAGATCATGCAATAACAGCATTTTGAGATGGCCAGGGATCAGACAAAATGTAAtaatatgcatttaaaaatgaaataaccaAGGAGCCAGGAAACAAAGTGTGACCCAAGAGCCTGCTGTCCCTCCATACTGCAGTTATCAGTGGTATGGGGTGGGTTGTGAGGGTAATTTCACATCTGTTCACACTATCAGTAAAGTTGCTCTTCCTACAGGACTCCATAGAAAAGCTACTTCTGCCTCGGTGGGACAGAATAAAGTCCCCAGGCCACGTTCCTCAGACTGCACCCAAAGTTCAGACCCACAGGTGTGAATGGGAATGAAAATATCTGTGTAAGCATTCTGTGAACAGGGACAGATTTTGTATCCCTAAAGGATTTCCTAAAGCACAGCCACAGTGATCAGGGATGTTTCAGACTGAGCCGTTTCCAATCGAATCTAAGGTTGTAAGCAGTAAACACACCGGATCTTGTGTTCTCAGATAAAGTACATCCACAACAAACAGCTTTCCTATTTTCCCCCCTCATGCTGATTTCCAAATGTGCCCAAAAGACATACTTACTATATCTTTCACTCTCTATTGTCCACACTTTCCTCTGAAGGCTTAAGCAGAGAGAAACCAGCCTGCTTTAAACGCCTCACGCTGAAGCGCCACAGATCCCATCAATAACTGAGGCGAACAATCGCAgtgtcagagcagagctgtccATCACTGCAGCTGCAGCGAGGGCATGCAGAGGCTGCAGTAACCTGTGTGCTGCAGGCTCAGGCTCtacctgcagccagcagctgtgTTGCCAAAGCAGTTTATATCTATTTCCACACAACTTTGATGCTGAAGAGCACCGATGAGCAAAGTGTCAACCCCCACTCATTACTCGGGAGCTCACtgtagtttttttcttcctttttgtctttctcctcttcacaatgatctgtttttttccctttgctcctctctgctgtcccacccctttcccctcccctgccacagacagacaggGCAGTGAGACCATTTTCAGAGACGTTTCTGCCCTCAGGAGCATGGGGATGTGAAGCTCTGTATCGGGGACACAGCACCTCCCATTTGCACTTTCCGAGGAAGAACAGCtaagaaaggagggagaagcagTCTTACTAAAAAAGCCACTTAACTAACAGCATAGACCAATGAAAACTTTGAGagtctttctttaaaaataacactatCCATCCCCCAACTTTCATTGCCTCTGTCTCAGCCTTTTCCTACCAGCTCATCTCTCCCATGACCTAAATCCTTCTAAGTTCCAGGAGAGTTATCCAAATAAAGCTACTTTGCAATCAGAACAGAGTGCAACCAGGTCTGAGGGTGTATATGAATGCTGCAGGCACTTCTTGACACAGAACTAAGCCCTCTGCATGGAAGAGCTGTTTTGCACATGCTCTGTACATCACGAGGCCATGTCACTCCACTGCAAGCCTCCTCAAACATGCTTCTATTTTTTGCTTACCAACTGCAATATCTTTGCATTCCATGCCATTGGACCTAACCACTAGAGAACAGCAATGAGGAATATCCCTGGACACaagcaaaaaccaaaacccccatAACCAAGCAAACAATccccagaaaacaaagaaacaaataacaCAAGTCACCCTGGCATAACTTGCAAATCATGACAATTGATAGGGAAGAAAAGATAATCTTAAAGAACTTCAAACCTCTGTCACTCCTATCAGAAACTGAACCAGTGTGGTCAAGCTGTGGCAAAGCTGGAACAAGTGCCCAGCTGTGCTCTAGAAGGAGGCTGTACCAAACACATATTAAAGCTGTGCTCGCTTTCATCATCCCCAAAACACTAAGGGCAGACCCTTAAGTGCCATTCCAAAGCAGCACAACCCTGCTGAGCTTGGGTGCAACAATTCCCACACTGGGATATCAGGCTAACAGACTTTGTGGGCTTAGTATCATCTTCATTTGCAATTAGTTTTGCATGGCTGTCTCTGTCACAGGCAACTATTTTGAGCTACAGCTTCTTTAGCTGAATTTTCTCCAGCAATGAGTCACAACATTAAGCCTATCACTGACACCGTCCCACCACGTGTTGtaatctcctcctcctcagtcCCCACAAGACAGGGAAAGCTCTGCAGGACAGAGGCGGCACAGGATCCAGGGAAGGCATTTTGGAGAGAGCTGACATTTACATTGAGGATATGCCCTTTTATTGCCCTGACAGTAACTCTTTGCCACAGATTAAATGCATTACATTTTGTGACTGAGGGAATACATGACCTAAAACTGCAAAATGAGGCCAGGCTAGACATGGAAAAAGGCTTCAGAGATGCAAGACAAAAAGTAAGCATCATTTGTACTTAGTTTTGTTCTACTATTTCCTTACTTCAGCCTCACATCTCTGGGGAGCTCCACAGTACAACTGCCCACCTCCTGCCATCAGTTATGCTGTCAGGAAAAGGGCATTTTCCCAAGCACTGCTTTCCCCTGATACTCAGCTCTCCCACGAGGCTGGTACAACTTTTCACCCACCCTCATTTTCTGTGCCACATTACAGTTCCAAAGCTTTACAAAGAAGTTATTCAGCTCGTTACAAAGCACATGACACTGCCTGTTTTGTGGTGGTCAGAGATacagttaaaaaagaaacagtcttTCAGACTAAATATTGTTATGTAATTGCCTGAAATTTCAGGGACCATGCTCAATCCCCATAGtcatttccatttctgcatTTCCAGCCTGTAACCCCTAGGTCCTCCTTTGTTTATGCACCAATGCACCTTTCCCACATCCAACTTAATATTCCTATTCAACATCTGGGTGAAACAGAAATGCAGGGCTTGCTCCTCAAGGAAAGGGCAGAGTTAATCCTACCAGTACACTCAGTGCCACCATAATGTTCTGTTCTGATCTCTTCCATGAGCTCAGGCACATGGGGTATAGTTCTGCATCAGGAAATGTGCTTTTTACCAGGTAAACACCGTTACAGTGACTGACTCCTTCCTTTTAGCAACCATTAGCAGTTCAGAGCCTTTTTGCTAGTAATAATTACCTTCACCTTAAGCTTTGataaaatatctgaaagaaGGGAAGGCAAAATATAAAGAGAGAAAGCACACACATCTAGCAGAGGTAATGAGCATTTATTACTAAGCCATGCTCCAGGAGGCAAGATGAAgttatgaaaagaaataatcccAGGGAACAAGTTTCTGAACAAGCAGAGATAAACAGAGGCTGATCAAAGGGAAagagctggagaaggctgaTTGCAGAGAAGCTGCAGGGATCTACTTTAagccacagaggaaaaaataggttctgtttcacaaagaaaagtgaCTATAGACTTGTGTTCACAGCTACAGCCCAATTTCCCCAAACATTTAATATATCAAAGCAGCCCCTAGGGTTGTTCCCATTCAAATGCACTCCACGGCATGACAGGGTGTTTCTTACTGCCATGAACTGCTGTGCACCAAAACAGACAACGGGATtctttgctttcagctgcttCACAAACGAAGTTTCAGTACCCACAAATAAACTGGCAAACCAAGAATACTCTTCAGCACCAGAGAAGCATTCACGGGACAAGTCTGCTCAGAACAAAGGCTTTGAGGAAGAATAAAACCCGGGGTTCAGTTTAAAGTCTGAACTGCTCAGGTGGCTCTTACGAAAGACCCAAACTTTCCTGTTTGCCTGATCCTGCCTCCAGTGATGCAAACATCTGAAAGAGTCCCAAGAAAGTTAAGAGTGACACAAATCCTCATTCAGTTAATCTCCCCACAGTGTTCTAGACGAGGCTCCGTTCCTTACTGACCCCAGCAGAGGAAAATGTTTAAGGCACCACAAACTGCCTCAGCCACACCAGTTGGGCAAAATGCTGCTGCAAAAATACTATGATAGAGCCCACAAAATAGGCTAGACAAACACAGGCCAGGAAAAATGGCAACCATATGTTGAAATAAGTAATATGTTAGTAAGGTGCTGGAGAAAAACAACTCCCAAGGTAATTCCAGAGACATAGAAAGACACCTTTGCAGGAACAGGAGGGGTACTTTAATGCAGAAAagtgaggaaagaagaaaaagggaggggaaagatCACGTGTTTCTTGTGATGACAGTTGCTGTCTTTTGGAATTAACTACACAAGAAGAAACTTTACCTTTAAAATGTTACacctttaaaaaacacacagaacaaATCAGCAATTCCCACTAACAGCTGAGTTGTGCCTTCGGCACAGGACATCAAATCTTCACAATCAAATAGAGCACCACTTTGCTTTGCTGCAGATCTGTCATAGAGGCCACGTTTTCATTTCAATGGTACAAGAGTatttgggaaagggaaggaaatcaGATAAAGGTGATGGTAAATATGCAAGCAGAAAATATGCAACCTTTAGTTTCCAGTTAAAGTGCAAGGAAGCAAAGACTTTgaaaaaaccacacagaaaacGTCTGGAGCACAAGGAAACCTTCTAAACCAACAGTTGGCACAAGGTTTCCCTGTACTGAGGACACCAATGCCAAAATTTCCAAACTCTTAAGCAGTATTACAGCCCACAGGAACTTTCTCCTACATTTCAATGGACTGGGATTCACTTTGCTACAATAAAGCAATGTGCACATTGACAAAAATCAACTGCCTGGTGTAACACCAAGGCATTAGGAAACATGCTTTGGTCAGGCATGGCTTTGTTCTGTTTGGTTTTATACCTTGTACTCTGAGCTGTGTTGTATTAACCGATTTCAATACTGTAGAATTATCAATGTCAGCTTGATCATGCACCCCAGCAGTCACAGGGAAGCTGAATTGCTCAGGGAAGTGAAGAGCAGCTGCAGTATCTTTTCAGACCTCAGAAACAGATTTCTCAAAGACATAAACACTGATAaagtttttaagtgtttttctttcaatgtttaaataaaacttttgagaaCCATATCCCACATAATGTTCTTAAAAACAAGTCCATATGACACTGGTTAGAAGTGGATAGAAAAATCCATATAGTGATGGCACAAATCAGCAACTCAGTTTAAATAAAGAGCATTTCCTGTTCCAAGGCTTTATCTATACAGCAAAGTTCCATAAAGATAACCTAAAATAGAAACTTCAATTATATTAATCAGAAAACCTTCTGGGTATATAATCCTTTTTCATGGTGAAAGTGGCTTGTGGTCTAGCTTCATTCTATTGGGAGCAGGCTTACACTCCATCAGAAAGAGTCTGCAAATGAATTTGCATTCTTGAAACACATTCAGTTAAATCCAGTATGAGTTAATCAGTGCAGATTTTCCAGAGTCAGCTTAAAAGGCAGTTTAATGCAGAAGCAAAAAGGAGGAGCTCAACAGAAGATACATAACCTCCTGAAAGAGCTTCTCTCTAAGAAGTGATCTGTACTTTCTACGGATGGACAGCAGCTCCCACTGGCCATTGAATCCAGTGGAAATTCAGGCAAATTCAGCTCTCCTCAGAGGCAGAACACAAGCATGGAATTAATACTGCTGTATCTATTGCAAATGCTACTGCTCTCTTACTGGAAGAGAGCTGTGAACATGGCAAAAAGAAACGTGCCAAGATTAGACTGCAGCGCATCATACCCTATATTCAGCTAAACAATCACCTTGGAGGAGTCAAACGTGACGGACAGATGGAGTCTGCTCTCAGAACAGCTTTGCCCACAGACCTTTCAGGCTGTCAGACTCATTCCTACAACTATCAAATAAACTTTGTGCAAGTGCATCATGAATAAACCtttataaaacaataaaaagcttttcaagATACCATCTACGCTAAATGCCTGACTGGCTAACGAGTAAACCCATCCCACCTCGTATCTGCTCACTCAAAATAGTAGTGTTTTATTCAGTAGTGAGTTTCCAGCCACATCAGAAGTAGCCACAGCTTCATGTGCAACCAAAATTAAGTAGCTTATTGATATGGCTGGATAAGTAAGGATAAATATTGCTTCAAGCACACTGCTTTGCAGCTCTTCAgattaaaaaacacatttcactCCTTACTAAGTAGACTCCTGGGGCAACAGCAGGTTATGCTAACTTGTTCATAACATGAGAATTTCATTCTTCCTCTAGAAGAAACATACCATAAAGTACTTGTTTTTGCAAAGTTGGCACCtcatcagattaaaaaaacaaaaacctccaATTATCATATTGAGACTCTTTAACAAAACCGGAAGTAGgtgtgttttttcctgccaagaATAAAATCACGAAGTATTATTAGAAGTACTTCACCTAAGGAGAAGGTTAAGGCTTCTTTTTCAAGAGCTTCCTTTTCAAAAGCAGGCATCAATTTAAAGTCACGGTCTGCTTCAGACATTACATCTCAGACTTACTCTCTCTGTTGCAGAAGGTGCAGACAGTTGTGGCAAGTTAGTGTATGCAACACTTGCTGACATGAGAGGTTCTAccttcagagcagagctctATCCTGTTGTGATGAGTATGGGTACTTTTGCAACACTTGGCAGCACTGCCATTATAGAGCTTTCCCATAAGGCAACACAAACAGGAacactaaaaaaataaacagtattGGATCATCCATGGTATTTTAACATAAATAAAtcaaaaaataaagagagagaATTCATTTGAGATCAGTCAAGCTCTTAACGAGCAAAGGCCCCTGTCAGCCTTGGATCTGCTCCTCCATTTATTAGTAAGAGGACCAGATCCTACTTCTGATCCTTACAGTGTACAAGTCACCATTCCTACAGTCAACTACTCCAGTACCGAAGGCAAAATCCAAACGTTTTAAAAACTTATCTGCTATAACTGTACTTCTTTGAACTCAAAGGCACATTTGGAAGAGGTAGTCCAGGAGAAATTGGTTTCAAGTACCAAACTCTGTATGTTCCATACCAAGCTGACAGACCTATCACCACACCGATAAGCTTTTGACTGAAGTCATGGAAATACAGGGCAGTACAGAGAAACATGAACACCCAGATCCCGGCGagaaaacacaaggaaacaaaCAGGCCGTTGATCACGACACGCAGCTTTGAGTTCTGGTCTATGGACAAgccttccagcacagccacctcctccaCAATCATCATGGCGCAGTACGAGAGCAGAAAACAATGCCCCGAGATATCAAACCCATTCCAGCTCCCGCTGTCCCGCCGACACTCCTGCTTGGTGGCGTACAGGCGCCGGGGCTCGCCCACTTTCCCCGCGGCAGAACATGTCCCAGTGAGGTTCTCGATGTAGAGGAAGAGGCTGGTGCAGCAGTACCAGATGGCGGTGCCcaccagcagcgtgcccagccGCCGCAGCACCGACACAACGCGCCTCGCAGGGCTGTACAGGAGCTTGCTCTTGGCAAACTGGTAGGCAGTGAGGGTGATGAAGGGCAGCAGAAGCCAGAACGTCCATGCCCAAGCCACCTTCACAAAGTATCTGCCGGAGAAAAgccaagagagagagagacatgCATGTGTGAGACTTCACGGGAGCTGGGCTGAGTGGTGGTGCTTGAAGAGGCAGGTTTTCAAAGCTGGTGTTCAGAACCATCTAAATTAGACGCTCATGCCCTCCCCTCAAAGCCAAGCACAGGTAAAATCTTAACCCTCTCCCCACTATTCTCACTTGAATACTTCCTCAAGCAGGTACTTCAGTTGTTTCCCAGGGAGCATTTCCTCAGACCTACAGCCTTTGTTCAGACTTGTAGGGCACTTTTGCAATAGCTTTTACCCTATAAACCTGCTCAACTTTGCCCTACTCaaaatgcagctgcaaagaatgtatttttagcTTGCCACCCTGACCACAGTAACCCTTTCTATGACTCTTCTTTCATCTCAATTATCTTTGCTTTCAAAGTCCTTCACGGCCTCAGCCTCTTAGTACTGAAGCCCATAGTCAGAAGGGCTGACTCTTTTCCCTAACTGGCCCATGAAGCTTTTCTTATATCATCACCCTATAAAAGAAATGGAGCAGCACAATGTGATTGCTTTTTTGCTGTCTCTCCAGTTGATCTGAGATTGAACAgtcattgaaaataaaatcctcATTTTATTGAGAcagttaaaagcaaaaaaagaggcTTCTAATGTAATTGCTGCAGGCAAGTCATTTGTGGGGAGAAAAATTACTTCAGGAACTCTCACTACAGATCAACTCCCTTTA from Colius striatus isolate bColStr4 chromosome 16, bColStr4.1.hap1, whole genome shotgun sequence carries:
- the FITM2 gene encoding acyl-coenzyme A diphosphatase FITM2; amino-acid sequence: MERLERAGRWLRAALATGRVRHRLHWLLLAIVLVGSALKDGDLVPETPLGNKRNPLNVYFVKVAWAWTFWLLLPFITLTAYQFAKSKLLYSPARRVVSVLRRLGTLLVGTAIWYCCTSLFLYIENLTGTCSAAGKVGEPRRLYATKQECRRDSGSWNGFDISGHCFLLSYCAMMIVEEVAVLEGLSIDQNSKLRVVINGLFVSLCFLAGIWVFMFLCTALYFHDFSQKLIGVVIGLSAWYGTYRVWYLKPISPGLPLPNVPLSSKKYSYSR